One genomic window of Prochlorococcus marinus str. NATL2A includes the following:
- a CDS encoding UDP-glucuronic acid decarboxylase family protein, which yields MPSSPVKNLVTGGAGFVGSHLIDRLMKSGEKVICLDNFFTGSKENIEHWIGHPSFELIDHDVIEPIKLDVDRIWHLACPASPIHYQFNPIKTAKTSFLGTYNMLGLARKVGARILLASTSEVYGNPEIHPQPEKYNGNVNPVGIRSCYDEGKRVAESLCYDYMRMHGLEIRIARIFNTYGPRMLLNDGRLISNLLVQSIHGNDLTIYGNGKQTRSFCFVDDLIDGLTLFMNSLNVGPMNLGNPEELSILQITNLIRNISIEKVNLKFLKALDDDPLRRKPDIYLAKKELNWEPKIMFKEGLAITREYFEKKLIFEKSK from the coding sequence ATGCCCTCATCTCCTGTAAAAAACTTGGTTACTGGAGGGGCTGGCTTCGTTGGTTCTCATTTGATTGATCGTTTAATGAAATCTGGAGAAAAAGTTATCTGTTTGGATAATTTTTTTACTGGGAGTAAAGAAAATATTGAACACTGGATTGGACATCCATCTTTTGAGCTTATAGATCATGATGTTATAGAGCCAATCAAGCTTGATGTGGATAGGATTTGGCATTTAGCTTGTCCAGCTTCTCCAATTCATTATCAATTTAACCCTATTAAAACAGCTAAAACGAGTTTTTTGGGGACTTATAATATGCTTGGATTAGCTAGGAAAGTTGGAGCTCGAATATTATTAGCAAGTACTAGTGAAGTTTATGGAAATCCCGAAATTCATCCTCAGCCTGAAAAATATAACGGCAATGTAAATCCTGTAGGAATTCGTAGTTGCTACGATGAGGGTAAACGTGTTGCGGAATCATTGTGTTATGACTATATGAGAATGCATGGTTTAGAAATAAGAATTGCTAGAATATTTAATACCTATGGTCCTAGAATGTTATTAAATGATGGAAGACTTATTAGCAACTTATTAGTTCAATCAATACATGGAAATGACTTGACTATTTATGGCAATGGTAAGCAAACCAGAAGCTTTTGTTTTGTTGATGACTTAATAGATGGTTTAACTTTATTCATGAATTCTTTAAATGTAGGACCTATGAATTTAGGCAATCCTGAAGAATTATCTATTCTTCAAATAACTAACTTAATAAGAAATATCTCAATTGAAAAAGTAAATCTGAAATTTTTAAAAGCGCTAGATGATGATCCTTTAAGAAGAAAGCCTGATATTTATCTTGCAAAAAAAGAATTAAATTGGGAGCCTAAAATAATGTTTAAAGAAGGATTAGCAATTACAAGAGAGTATTTTGAAAAGAAATTAATCTTTGAAAAAAGTAAATAA
- a CDS encoding NAD-dependent epimerase/dehydratase family protein has protein sequence MNSKASNETILVTGAAGFIGAALVKALLNLNFKVIGIDNLNDYYSTSLKRSRLTEIEKVSTVNGEWFFYEIPIEDNKVLQDIINRYNPQVFVHLAAQAGVRYSITNPAAYIQSNLVGFANVLEGCRQNQIPHLIYASSSSVYGGNKNLPFYEEQAVNHPVSLYAATKKSNELMAHTYSHLYDLPTTGLRFFTVYGPWGRPDMAPMIFARSILNNEPIQVFNYGKMQRDFTYIDDVVEGIIRCCFKKASIDDDFNPLVPNPSTSSAPYRIFNIGNSRPTQLTYFIELLEKNLGKKAIKNFQPMQPGDVVSTAARMDLLNSWVDYKPITSIENGIKLFSEWYLDYFKNTF, from the coding sequence ATGAATTCAAAGGCAAGTAATGAGACGATTCTTGTAACAGGAGCCGCAGGTTTTATTGGCGCGGCTTTAGTAAAAGCTCTGCTTAACTTGAATTTTAAAGTTATAGGTATTGATAACTTAAATGACTATTATTCTACGTCCTTAAAGAGATCCAGATTAACTGAAATTGAAAAAGTTTCCACGGTAAATGGAGAATGGTTTTTTTATGAGATTCCTATAGAAGATAATAAAGTATTGCAAGACATAATTAATAGATACAATCCACAAGTTTTTGTTCATCTTGCCGCACAAGCGGGTGTTCGTTATTCAATAACCAACCCTGCTGCATATATACAAAGTAATTTGGTAGGTTTTGCAAATGTATTGGAAGGATGTAGGCAGAATCAAATACCTCATTTGATTTATGCATCTAGCAGTTCTGTTTATGGTGGCAATAAAAATCTTCCTTTCTATGAAGAACAAGCCGTAAATCATCCAGTTAGTTTGTATGCAGCCACTAAGAAATCTAATGAATTAATGGCCCATACCTATAGCCACTTATATGATTTACCAACAACTGGACTACGATTCTTTACCGTTTATGGCCCATGGGGAAGACCCGATATGGCTCCAATGATTTTTGCGAGATCAATTTTAAATAATGAGCCAATCCAAGTATTTAATTACGGTAAAATGCAAAGGGATTTTACTTACATCGATGATGTAGTAGAGGGGATAATTCGTTGTTGCTTCAAGAAAGCAAGTATTGATGATGACTTTAATCCTCTTGTTCCTAACCCTTCAACTTCATCAGCACCTTATAGGATTTTTAATATAGGTAATTCACGTCCAACTCAACTCACATATTTTATAGAGTTATTAGAGAAGAATTTGGGAAAGAAAGCTATAAAGAATTTTCAACCTATGCAGCCGGGAGATGTAGTTTCTACTGCTGCAAGAATGGACTTGCTTAATTCGTGGGTAGATTACAAACCCATAACATCCATAGAAAATGGTATTAAATTGTTCTCTGAATGGTACTTAGACTATTTTAAAAATACTTTTTGA
- a CDS encoding tetratricopeptide repeat protein — protein sequence MDSSSQEREGKKKIIEIKTFAVPFALGEKQENLTIKTNTPSKPSKEQIINQAIQFHLKGNIQEAAKYYQLFVEQGFKDHIVFSNYGVVLKNLAQTQDAELSYRKAIEIKPDYADAHYNLGNLLKELGKLQDAELSYRKAIEIKPDYADAHYNLGIILNDLGKSQEAELSYRKAIKIKPDYAEAHYNLGIILNDLGKSDQAELSYRRAIEIKSDYADAHYNLGNLLNDLGKSQEAELSYRKAIKIKPDYAEAHYNLGIILNDLGKSDQAELSYRRAIEIKSDYADAHLNLGNILRDLGELQDAELSTRKAIEIKPDNTDAHLNLGNILRDLGKLKDARLCSEKIMSLRSWSLAGSYSFNYEMI from the coding sequence GTGGATAGTTCTAGTCAAGAAAGAGAAGGAAAGAAAAAAATTATTGAAATAAAAACATTTGCAGTTCCATTTGCTTTAGGAGAAAAGCAAGAAAATCTTACTATTAAAACAAATACCCCCTCCAAACCTTCTAAAGAACAAATAATCAATCAAGCAATTCAATTTCATCTAAAAGGAAATATTCAAGAAGCAGCAAAATATTATCAACTGTTTGTAGAGCAAGGTTTCAAAGATCACATAGTTTTTTCTAATTATGGAGTGGTTTTAAAAAATCTAGCTCAGACACAAGACGCAGAATTGTCATATCGCAAAGCGATTGAAATTAAACCTGATTACGCAGATGCTCATTACAATTTGGGAAACTTATTGAAAGAACTAGGCAAATTACAAGACGCAGAATTGTCATATCGCAAAGCGATTGAAATTAAACCTGATTACGCAGATGCTCATTACAATCTTGGAATCATATTGAATGATCTTGGTAAATCACAAGAAGCAGAATTGTCATATCGCAAAGCAATTAAAATTAAACCTGATTACGCAGAAGCGCATTACAACCTGGGAATCATATTGAATGATCTTGGTAAAAGTGACCAAGCAGAATTGTCATACCGCAGAGCAATTGAAATCAAATCTGATTACGCAGATGCTCATTACAATTTGGGAAACTTATTGAATGATCTTGGTAAATCACAAGAAGCAGAATTGTCATATCGCAAAGCAATTAAAATTAAACCTGATTACGCAGAAGCGCATTACAACCTGGGAATCATATTGAATGATCTTGGTAAAAGTGACCAAGCAGAATTGTCATACCGCAGAGCAATTGAAATCAAATCTGATTACGCAGATGCGCATTTAAATCTGGGAAACATATTGAGAGATCTTGGTGAATTACAAGATGCAGAATTATCAACTCGCAAAGCAATTGAAATCAAACCTGATAACACAGATGCGCATTTAAATCTGGGAAACATATTGAGAGATCTTGGCAAATTAAAAGACGCAAGATTATGTTCAGAAAAGATTATGTCTTTAAGGTCCTGGTCACTTGCTGGTTCATACAGTTTTAATTATGAGATGATATAA
- a CDS encoding DUF2470 domain-containing protein, with product MNSEPITQESSTRICNHMNKDHEDAVNAYAKYYGKIKTFKSAKMISLSPEAVQLKIDDETLEIKFDHILQDCSDAHKTLVRMIKAIPKL from the coding sequence ATGAACTCCGAGCCAATCACCCAAGAGTCAAGTACAAGAATATGTAATCATATGAACAAAGACCATGAGGATGCTGTCAATGCATATGCAAAATATTATGGAAAAATTAAAACTTTTAAATCAGCAAAAATGATAAGCCTATCCCCAGAAGCTGTTCAGCTTAAAATTGATGACGAGACATTAGAAATAAAATTCGATCATATTCTTCAAGACTGTTCAGATGCACATAAAACATTGGTTAGGATGATCAAAGCTATTCCTAAGTTATGA